One window from the genome of Variovorax sp. PAMC26660 encodes:
- a CDS encoding NAD(P)-dependent alcohol dehydrogenase — MKALVLEKAHELALRDIDVPLHMGPRDVKIRMHTVGVCGSDVHYYQHGGIGPYIVDAPMILGHEASGVVTEVGAEVTHLKAGDRVCMEPGIPQMDSRATLEGLYNLDPAVRFWATPPIHGCLTPFVVHPAAFTFRMPDNVSFGEGAIVEPLAIGLQAAKKAALKPGDVAVVIGAGTIGAMTALAALAGGAARVILADLVPEKLALFADNPAVTTVNVRDANLAETVKALTDRWGANVVFEASGSARAFDNIFDLLCPGGCLVLVGMPGGKVPLDIVAIQAKEVRIESVFRYANIFPRALALIASGQVDVKPFISRTFAFDDGVRAFEEAAAGRATDVKIQIEFPEPSPA, encoded by the coding sequence ATGAAAGCACTGGTTCTGGAAAAGGCGCACGAGCTTGCGCTGCGCGACATCGACGTTCCCCTTCACATGGGCCCGCGCGACGTGAAGATCCGCATGCACACCGTGGGCGTGTGCGGCAGCGACGTTCACTACTACCAGCACGGCGGCATCGGCCCGTACATCGTGGATGCGCCGATGATCCTGGGCCACGAGGCTTCGGGCGTGGTGACGGAAGTGGGCGCCGAGGTCACGCACCTGAAGGCCGGCGACCGCGTGTGCATGGAGCCCGGCATTCCGCAGATGGATTCGCGAGCGACGCTCGAAGGCCTCTACAACCTCGACCCTGCCGTGCGCTTCTGGGCCACGCCGCCCATCCATGGTTGTCTCACGCCCTTCGTGGTGCATCCGGCGGCCTTCACCTTCCGCATGCCTGACAACGTGAGCTTTGGCGAAGGCGCCATCGTCGAGCCGCTGGCCATCGGCCTGCAGGCTGCGAAGAAGGCGGCGCTGAAGCCGGGCGATGTGGCGGTCGTGATCGGCGCCGGCACCATCGGCGCGATGACCGCGTTGGCCGCGCTCGCGGGTGGCGCGGCGCGCGTGATCCTTGCGGACCTCGTGCCGGAGAAGCTGGCGCTGTTCGCCGACAACCCGGCCGTGACCACGGTGAACGTGCGCGACGCCAACCTCGCCGAGACCGTGAAGGCCCTGACCGACCGCTGGGGCGCCAACGTGGTCTTCGAGGCCAGCGGCAGCGCACGCGCCTTCGACAACATCTTCGATCTGCTGTGCCCCGGTGGCTGCCTCGTGCTGGTGGGCATGCCCGGTGGCAAGGTGCCTTTGGACATCGTGGCGATCCAGGCGAAGGAGGTTCGCATCGAGTCGGTGTTCCGATACGCCAACATCTTCCCGCGCGCGCTGGCGCTCATCGCATCGGGGCAGGTCGATGTGAAGCCCTTCATCTCGCGCACCTTCGCGTTCGACGATGGCGTGCGCGCTTTCGAGGAAGCGGCCGCAGGAAGAGCGACCGACGTGAAGATCCAGATCGAGTTTCCGGAGCCTTCGCCGGCCTGA
- the mog gene encoding molybdopterin adenylyltransferase has translation MSTPDLVRIGIVSISDRASSGTYEDKGLPALKEWLGRALKNPIEFEPRLIPDEAAGISAALIELVDAGCSLVLTTGGTGPALRDVTPEATLAVAHKEMPGFGEQMRQISLRFVPTAILSRQVAVIRGKSLIINLPGQPKSIAETLEGLKDADGTQLVPGIFAAVPYCIDLIGGPYLETDDSVCKAFRPKSAIRPR, from the coding sequence ATGAGCACTCCTGACCTTGTCCGCATCGGCATCGTCTCCATCAGCGACCGCGCATCGAGCGGCACCTACGAAGACAAGGGCCTGCCCGCGCTGAAGGAATGGCTGGGCCGGGCGCTGAAGAATCCGATCGAATTCGAGCCCCGCCTGATTCCCGACGAGGCCGCCGGCATCAGTGCCGCGCTGATCGAGCTGGTCGACGCCGGCTGCTCGCTGGTGCTCACCACCGGCGGCACCGGCCCGGCCCTGCGTGACGTGACGCCCGAAGCCACGCTGGCCGTCGCCCACAAGGAAATGCCGGGTTTCGGCGAGCAGATGCGCCAGATCAGCCTGCGCTTCGTGCCGACCGCGATCCTGTCGCGCCAAGTGGCGGTGATCCGCGGCAAGAGCCTCATCATCAACCTGCCGGGGCAGCCGAAGTCGATTGCGGAAACACTCGAAGGGCTGAAGGATGCGGATGGCACGCAGCTCGTGCCGGGCATCTTCGCGGCGGTGCCCTATTGCATCGACCTGATCGGCGGGCCGTACCTGGAGACCGACGATTCGGTCTGCAAGGCCTTCAGGCCCAAGTCGGCCATTCGCCCACGCTGA
- a CDS encoding carbohydrate ABC transporter permease encodes MAARERRKKTRLPVVFIGPGLLVLAVLALVPTLFAIGISLQDRELGQADSGWVWFANYIQLFSDRRFINSVGVSLTWEVVTVSATMVLAVLLGVLLFQCTTARWRNVLCMLFIVPVLLPRVSAAFVWKFAFHPLFGLLTYPYKAITGEPLDLLANPHTALLTVAFVDVWQWGLFFAVIVLKLLETLPPQPFEAARMDHAKTWEVYTYVALPMLKAPLISLTFVKMVESLRAFDLIYVMTRGGPGISTETLDMYAFSQGFIESGRISYASSMAVLMMVASTVAFTYIWKWTR; translated from the coding sequence ATGGCTGCAAGGGAGAGAAGAAAAAAGACAAGGCTGCCGGTCGTCTTCATCGGGCCGGGCCTGCTGGTGCTGGCGGTTCTGGCGCTGGTGCCGACACTGTTCGCGATCGGCATCTCGCTGCAGGACCGCGAGCTGGGCCAGGCCGATTCGGGCTGGGTCTGGTTCGCCAACTACATCCAGTTGTTTTCCGACCGGCGTTTCATCAACTCGGTGGGCGTGTCGCTCACCTGGGAGGTGGTGACGGTGAGCGCGACGATGGTGCTGGCGGTGCTGCTGGGCGTGCTGCTGTTCCAGTGCACCACGGCGCGCTGGCGCAATGTGTTGTGCATGCTGTTCATCGTGCCGGTGCTACTGCCGCGCGTGTCGGCCGCCTTCGTGTGGAAGTTTGCCTTTCATCCGCTGTTCGGCCTGCTGACGTATCCGTACAAGGCCATCACGGGCGAGCCGCTCGACCTGTTGGCCAACCCGCACACGGCGCTGCTGACGGTGGCGTTCGTGGACGTGTGGCAGTGGGGGCTGTTCTTCGCGGTCATCGTGCTGAAGCTGCTGGAGACATTGCCGCCGCAGCCCTTCGAGGCCGCGCGCATGGACCACGCGAAGACCTGGGAGGTCTACACCTATGTCGCGCTGCCGATGCTGAAGGCCCCCCTCATCAGCCTGACCTTCGTGAAGATGGTCGAGTCGCTGCGTGCCTTCGACCTGATCTATGTGATGACGCGCGGAGGGCCGGGCATCTCGACCGAGACGCTGGACATGTACGCCTTCTCACAGGGCTTCATCGAATCGGGTCGTATCTCGTATGCGTCGAGCATGGCGGTGCTGATGATGGTCGCATCGACTGTGGCGTTCACCTACATCTGGAAGTGGACGCGATGA
- the pmbA gene encoding metalloprotease PmbA, which produces MTTSSSRADSGFAYSRSFFENLVDTALAHAKKLGATDAGAEASEGCGLSVSVRKGELENVERNRDKSLGITVYVGHRRGNASTSDFSEAAIKQTVAAAYDIARFTAEDPVSGLPDEADIAKEHPELDLFHPWDVTSEQAAELALECEEAALSTDKRITNSEGAGVSAQQSHFFSAHTHGFRGGYASSRHSISVAPIAGKGDGMQRDAWYSSMRAADELASPQAVGRYAAERALSRLKSRKIKTTECPVLFESPLAVGLLGGLVQAVSGGALYRKSTFLLDSLGKPVLPKHLDIAEDPHIMRGKGSSPFDDEGVITRARKVVDAGRLEGYFLSTYSARKLGMKTTGNAGGSHNLTLSSRLTKHTDDLDAMLAKLGTGLFVIELMGQGVNYVTGDYSRGASGFWVEKGRIAFPVQEITIAGNLKDMLMGIEAVGADAYTFGAKTTGSVLVNRMKVAGA; this is translated from the coding sequence ATGACGACATCCTCCTCGCGCGCCGATTCCGGCTTCGCCTACAGCCGCTCCTTCTTCGAAAACCTGGTCGACACGGCCTTGGCGCATGCCAAGAAGCTGGGCGCGACCGACGCCGGGGCCGAGGCCTCCGAGGGCTGCGGCCTGAGCGTCTCGGTCCGCAAGGGCGAACTCGAGAACGTCGAGCGCAACCGCGACAAATCGCTGGGCATCACGGTCTATGTGGGCCACCGCCGCGGCAACGCCAGCACCTCCGACTTTTCCGAGGCCGCCATCAAGCAGACCGTGGCAGCGGCCTACGACATCGCCCGCTTCACGGCCGAAGACCCGGTGAGCGGCCTGCCGGACGAGGCGGACATCGCCAAGGAGCACCCCGAACTCGACTTGTTCCACCCCTGGGACGTGACGAGCGAGCAGGCCGCCGAACTGGCATTGGAGTGCGAAGAGGCCGCCCTGTCGACCGACAAGCGCATCACCAACAGCGAAGGCGCTGGCGTCTCGGCCCAGCAAAGCCATTTCTTCAGCGCCCATACGCACGGCTTTCGCGGTGGCTATGCCAGTTCGCGGCACTCGATTTCGGTGGCACCCATCGCCGGCAAGGGCGACGGCATGCAGCGCGACGCCTGGTACAGCTCGATGCGCGCCGCCGACGAACTGGCCAGCCCGCAGGCCGTGGGCCGCTACGCCGCCGAACGGGCGCTGAGCCGCCTGAAGTCGCGCAAGATCAAGACCACCGAATGCCCGGTGCTGTTCGAGTCGCCGCTGGCCGTGGGCCTGCTGGGCGGGCTGGTGCAGGCCGTGAGCGGCGGAGCGCTCTACCGCAAGAGCACCTTTCTGCTCGATTCGCTGGGCAAGCCCGTGCTGCCCAAGCACCTCGACATTGCCGAAGACCCGCACATCATGCGCGGCAAGGGCAGCTCGCCCTTCGACGACGAAGGCGTGATCACCCGGGCGCGCAAGGTGGTCGATGCCGGCCGTCTCGAAGGCTACTTTCTCTCCACGTATTCGGCCCGCAAGCTGGGCATGAAGACCACCGGCAATGCCGGCGGCTCGCACAACCTGACGCTCAGCTCGCGCCTGACGAAGCACACCGACGACCTCGACGCCATGCTTGCCAAGCTCGGCACGGGTCTTTTCGTGATCGAACTGATGGGGCAGGGCGTGAACTACGTGACCGGCGACTACTCGCGCGGCGCCAGCGGTTTCTGGGTCGAGAAGGGCCGAATCGCCTTCCCGGTGCAGGAGATCACCATCGCCGGCAACCTCAAGGACATGCTGATGGGCATTGAAGCCGTCGGCGCGGATGCCTACACTTTCGGCGCCAAGACCACGGGGTCGGTGCTGGTGAACCGCATGAAGGTGGCTGGCGCCTGA
- a CDS encoding helix-turn-helix domain-containing protein: protein MSRQHAARKPELEHELLRDPRLGFEPAGGGSVRCLQHGAPWPFDCWHYHDEYELQCINRSSGDAFVGNHIGRFEPGYVALVGARLPHTWISHDVPPEGIAERSMVIHFRDEPLRKGVGLFSELDAVVPLLDRARLGVEFFGIGDLVRERFRRVQAQDGMARLAEFISLLHELANWPDWRQISSSAEPAGEDPSANTRMRRVLDYLDQHLTEELSLPAVCAVANMAESSFSRYFHKHMGATFTDFVTRLRIAKACEMLQVSDRLVSDICYEVGFSNLANFNRRFLQLKGMTPSAYRHQAQDRFGLRSRQHTPLATA, encoded by the coding sequence ATGAGCAGACAGCACGCCGCACGAAAACCCGAGCTCGAACACGAGCTGCTGCGCGACCCGAGGCTGGGTTTCGAGCCGGCGGGCGGCGGCTCCGTGCGCTGCCTGCAGCACGGCGCGCCCTGGCCCTTCGATTGCTGGCACTACCACGACGAGTACGAGCTGCAGTGCATCAACCGCAGCAGCGGCGATGCCTTCGTCGGCAACCATATCGGCCGCTTCGAGCCCGGCTACGTGGCGTTGGTGGGCGCACGGCTGCCGCACACCTGGATCTCGCACGACGTGCCGCCCGAAGGCATTGCCGAGCGCAGCATGGTCATCCACTTTCGCGACGAGCCGCTGCGCAAGGGCGTGGGCCTGTTCTCCGAACTGGACGCGGTGGTGCCGCTGCTCGACCGGGCCCGGCTGGGCGTCGAGTTCTTCGGCATCGGCGACCTGGTGCGCGAGCGCTTTCGCCGCGTGCAGGCACAAGACGGCATGGCCCGGCTCGCGGAGTTCATCAGCCTGTTGCACGAGCTGGCCAACTGGCCCGACTGGCGCCAGATCTCCAGCTCCGCCGAGCCAGCGGGCGAGGACCCGAGCGCCAACACGCGCATGCGCCGCGTGCTCGACTACCTCGACCAGCACCTGACGGAAGAACTCTCGCTGCCGGCCGTGTGCGCGGTGGCCAACATGGCCGAAAGCAGCTTCTCGCGCTACTTCCACAAGCACATGGGCGCCACCTTCACCGACTTCGTCACGCGCCTGCGCATCGCCAAGGCCTGCGAGATGTTGCAGGTGTCCGACCGGCTGGTGAGCGACATCTGCTACGAGGTGGGCTTCTCGAACCTGGCCAATTTCAACCGGCGCTTTCTGCAGCTCAAGGGCATGACACCCTCGGCCTACCGGCATCAGGCGCAGGACCGCTTTGGCCTGCGCTCGCGGCAGCACACGCCGCTTGCCACGGCCTGA
- a CDS encoding ABC transporter ATP-binding protein: MSAISCHNIIKRYGDTQVVHPFDLDVADNEFVVFLGPSGCGKSTILRMLAGLEDISGGDLLIGGQRVNDLPPQERGIAMVFQNYALYPHMSVRDNIAFGLKRLKVPKPEIDLRIKEVSDTLGLERYLQRKPTELSGGQQQRVAIARAMIKTPKVFLFDEPLSNLDTKLRNHMRIEIAKLHQSLKTTTVYVTHDQHEAMTLADRIVLLRDGRIEQVGSPREIYERPCSAFVAGFIGTPPMNLVEMSVRDAGSHFELTGREGSVHVDARRFSLEGRQRVTLGVRPAHLLVDNEGGRGGGFSGEVQLVEYLGNEVLVSFGQGDGEIAALMPSAQCPRLRERVSFVADPAQVHLFDVDTGASLLRIDIPLH, translated from the coding sequence ATGTCCGCAATCAGCTGTCACAACATCATCAAGCGCTATGGCGACACGCAGGTCGTCCATCCCTTCGACCTCGATGTGGCCGACAACGAGTTCGTCGTGTTCCTCGGCCCCTCGGGCTGCGGCAAGTCGACCATCCTGCGCATGCTCGCGGGACTGGAAGACATCTCCGGTGGCGACCTGCTGATCGGAGGCCAACGGGTGAACGACCTGCCGCCGCAAGAGCGCGGCATTGCCATGGTGTTCCAGAACTACGCGCTCTACCCGCACATGAGCGTGCGCGACAACATCGCCTTCGGGCTCAAGCGCCTGAAGGTGCCCAAGCCCGAGATCGACCTGCGCATCAAGGAGGTGTCGGACACGCTGGGCCTGGAGCGCTACCTGCAGCGCAAGCCCACCGAGCTGTCGGGCGGCCAGCAGCAGCGCGTGGCCATTGCGCGCGCCATGATCAAGACGCCGAAGGTGTTTCTGTTCGACGAACCCTTGTCGAACCTCGACACCAAGCTGCGCAACCACATGCGCATCGAGATCGCCAAGCTGCACCAGTCGCTGAAGACCACCACCGTGTACGTGACGCACGACCAGCATGAGGCAATGACGCTGGCCGACCGCATCGTGCTGCTGCGCGACGGGCGCATCGAGCAGGTCGGCTCGCCGCGCGAAATCTACGAGCGGCCGTGCTCGGCCTTCGTGGCCGGCTTCATCGGCACGCCGCCGATGAACCTGGTCGAGATGTCGGTGCGCGACGCCGGCAGCCATTTCGAGCTGACGGGGCGCGAGGGCTCGGTGCATGTGGACGCGCGCCGCTTCTCGCTCGAAGGCCGCCAGCGCGTGACCTTGGGCGTGCGCCCCGCGCACCTGCTGGTCGACAACGAAGGGGGCAGGGGCGGTGGTTTCTCCGGCGAGGTGCAGCTCGTCGAATACCTGGGCAACGAAGTGCTGGTGAGCTTTGGCCAGGGCGACGGCGAAATCGCCGCGCTGATGCCGTCCGCGCAATGCCCGCGCCTGCGGGAGCGCGTGAGCTTCGTGGCCGACCCTGCGCAGGTGCACCTGTTCGACGTCGACACCGGAGCCTCGCTGCTGCGCATCGACATCCCTTTGCACTGA
- a CDS encoding carbohydrate ABC transporter permease, with the protein MGTLLARLVLIGAGLSALIPLLWTFLNSFKNRVDIVSAVPKFIFTPTLENYIYVLSREAVAQGLLNSIIVVGSAVIIGALLGLPAAYALARYPLRWANDIQFFVLSMRFLPPVAVAIPLMVIWLQLELYDTRFALIVTYTLLTLSTVIWLAIPAFKAVPKEVEEAGRVDGYGPYAIFFKVALPIAARSLLGAIAFGFVLVWNEFLIALMLTTSDAKTLPIVASELSQLGRDVPWGILNASVILLSLPPLLMVGVLSGFLNAAFKRKRDAA; encoded by the coding sequence CTGGGCACGCTGCTCGCGCGGCTGGTGCTCATCGGCGCCGGGCTCTCCGCGCTGATACCCTTGCTCTGGACCTTTCTCAACTCGTTCAAGAACCGGGTCGACATCGTCTCCGCCGTGCCGAAGTTCATCTTCACGCCGACGTTGGAGAACTACATCTACGTGCTGAGCCGCGAGGCGGTGGCACAAGGGCTGCTCAACTCGATCATCGTGGTCGGCTCGGCCGTCATCATCGGCGCGTTGCTCGGGTTGCCCGCCGCCTATGCGCTCGCACGCTACCCGCTGCGCTGGGCCAACGACATCCAGTTCTTCGTGCTGTCGATGCGCTTCCTGCCACCCGTGGCGGTGGCGATTCCGCTCATGGTCATCTGGCTGCAACTGGAGCTGTACGACACGCGCTTTGCGCTGATCGTCACCTACACGCTGCTCACGCTCTCGACCGTGATCTGGCTCGCCATTCCCGCCTTCAAGGCCGTACCCAAGGAAGTCGAAGAAGCGGGCCGGGTCGACGGCTACGGGCCCTACGCGATCTTCTTCAAGGTGGCGCTGCCGATTGCCGCGCGCTCGCTGCTTGGTGCCATCGCATTCGGCTTCGTGCTGGTGTGGAACGAGTTCCTCATCGCGCTGATGCTCACGACGTCAGACGCCAAGACGCTGCCCATCGTGGCCTCGGAGCTGAGCCAGCTCGGGCGCGACGTGCCCTGGGGCATCTTGAATGCCTCGGTCATCCTGCTGTCGCTGCCACCGCTCCTGATGGTCGGCGTGCTCAGCGGCTTCCTCAATGCGGCCTTCAAGCGCAAGCGCGACGCCGCATGA
- a CDS encoding cation diffusion facilitator family transporter has product MAHEHSHAVGGNEKALRWALLLTSIYLVAEVVGGVVSGSLALLSDAAHMFTDTVALAISLAAIWIGKRPADKRRTFGYYRFEILAAVLNAVLLFFVAIYVLYEAYRRISAPAEIQSTMMLLVATGGLVVNLIGMRLLASGKDKSLNVKGAYLEVWADMLGSVGVIVGALVIRFTGWAWVDSVIAVAIGLWVLPRTWRLLRESLNVLLEGVPDDVDLPEVERALAGSAGVASLHDLHVWALSSGKVSLSVHVVCTPEVGDMAQLMLQLRALLAEKFDIHHSTVQVERVPCEQAVDSHGFGPALA; this is encoded by the coding sequence ATGGCACATGAGCATTCACACGCCGTCGGTGGCAATGAAAAGGCGCTGCGCTGGGCGCTGCTGCTGACCTCGATCTACCTCGTGGCGGAGGTGGTCGGCGGGGTGGTCTCGGGCAGCCTGGCGCTGCTGTCCGACGCGGCCCACATGTTCACCGACACCGTGGCGCTGGCGATCTCGCTGGCGGCCATCTGGATCGGCAAGCGGCCGGCCGACAAGCGGCGCACCTTCGGCTACTACCGCTTCGAGATCCTTGCTGCCGTGCTCAATGCAGTGCTGCTGTTTTTCGTGGCGATCTACGTGCTGTACGAGGCCTACCGGCGCATCTCGGCGCCGGCGGAAATCCAGTCGACCATGATGCTGCTGGTGGCCACCGGCGGGCTCGTCGTCAACCTCATCGGCATGCGGCTGCTGGCGTCCGGCAAGGACAAGAGCCTCAACGTGAAGGGCGCCTACCTCGAGGTGTGGGCCGACATGCTGGGCTCGGTCGGCGTGATCGTCGGCGCGCTGGTGATCCGCTTCACAGGCTGGGCCTGGGTCGATTCGGTGATCGCCGTGGCCATCGGCCTGTGGGTGTTGCCGCGCACGTGGCGGCTGCTGCGCGAAAGCCTGAACGTGCTGCTCGAAGGCGTGCCCGACGATGTGGACCTGCCCGAGGTCGAACGCGCATTGGCTGGCAGTGCGGGCGTGGCGAGCCTGCATGACCTGCACGTGTGGGCGCTGTCCAGCGGCAAGGTGAGCCTGAGCGTGCATGTGGTGTGCACGCCCGAAGTGGGCGACATGGCGCAGCTCATGCTGCAACTGCGCGCTCTGCTGGCCGAGAAGTTCGACATCCACCATTCGACCGTGCAGGTCGAGCGTGTGCCTTGCGAGCAGGCGGTGGACAGCCACGGCTTCGGGCCGGCGCTGGCCTGA
- the yjgA gene encoding ribosome biogenesis factor YjgA → MSRKPKKGYFVRGQFVAEGSELDLELKRELKGTDESSRTDLKRESDELQKLGEELLGLRAALFDALPLGEKLVDAVAEAKRITNFEGKRRQMQFIGKLMRKLDEPTLEAVKLALTEQNTVPAAEAAALHEAERWRDRLIADDDALGGWIETHPATDSQQLRALVRQARKDMKTGPAGEAPRQGKAYREIFQLVRAQLAVHGGADHAAAAAAQDREEDA, encoded by the coding sequence ATGTCCCGCAAACCCAAAAAAGGCTATTTCGTCCGTGGCCAGTTCGTTGCCGAAGGCAGCGAGCTCGACCTTGAACTCAAGCGTGAGCTCAAGGGCACCGACGAATCCAGCCGCACCGACCTCAAGCGCGAAAGCGACGAACTGCAAAAGCTCGGCGAGGAACTGCTCGGCCTGCGCGCCGCCCTGTTCGACGCCCTCCCGCTGGGCGAAAAACTGGTCGACGCCGTCGCCGAGGCCAAGCGCATCACCAATTTCGAGGGCAAGCGCCGCCAGATGCAGTTCATCGGCAAGCTGATGCGCAAGCTCGACGAGCCCACGCTCGAGGCCGTCAAGCTCGCCCTGACCGAGCAGAACACCGTGCCGGCCGCCGAAGCCGCCGCGCTGCACGAGGCCGAACGCTGGCGCGACCGGCTGATTGCCGACGACGACGCGCTCGGCGGCTGGATCGAGACCCACCCGGCCACCGATTCCCAGCAACTGCGCGCGCTGGTGCGCCAGGCCCGCAAGGACATGAAGACCGGCCCGGCCGGTGAAGCACCGCGCCAGGGCAAGGCCTACCGCGAGATCTTCCAGCTGGTGCGTGCGCAACTGGCGGTGCATGGCGGTGCCGACCATGCGGCAGCGGCGGCGGCGCAAGATCGCGAAGAAGACGCATGA
- a CDS encoding ABC transporter substrate-binding protein, producing the protein MPKNLITKHRITGSALLLAMLAAWSAQAQAQAPAQVCKEDVRVLSQPRDGLTLLEKYKDEFKTLSGVSFNIDNLNENDRRTKTRADASTVGKYNVYYVDEANVPLFAQSKWIVPLAKYYPADYDYADFDPGRQKVATFAGQVWFAPLTGGGDLLVYRKDLLEKAGVKPPTTLDEFVAAAKKLNDPANGVYGVALRGQRGSGANVWRWMPFFRGYGGQWFEGDKPVFNSPAALKATQTYLELFKYSAPGTKTGSWDESTGAFLAGKVAMLVESTPLAGNALDPKTSTVIGKVAYLPPPAPLTGGGYGHGLAIGAKANKTEEAKQCAGLFVAWATSKKQEQRRLAEGQFSELNRTSVLGSPEFAKRYGADLGKALADTGKVTAVNFWQDALWPDLGDRWGIILEELITGSRTDVQGGLDELDAYAKQLIARRKK; encoded by the coding sequence ATGCCGAAGAACCTAATCACAAAGCACCGGATCACGGGGAGCGCGCTGTTGCTGGCGATGCTGGCCGCATGGAGCGCCCAGGCTCAGGCCCAGGCGCCAGCCCAGGTCTGCAAGGAGGACGTGCGCGTCCTGTCGCAGCCCCGTGACGGGCTGACCCTGCTCGAGAAGTACAAGGACGAGTTCAAGACCTTGAGTGGCGTCTCGTTCAACATCGACAACCTCAACGAGAACGACCGCCGCACCAAGACCCGCGCCGACGCCTCGACCGTCGGCAAGTACAACGTGTACTACGTCGACGAGGCCAACGTGCCGCTGTTCGCGCAGTCCAAGTGGATCGTGCCGCTCGCCAAGTACTACCCGGCCGACTACGACTACGCCGACTTCGACCCCGGCCGCCAGAAGGTCGCGACCTTCGCGGGGCAGGTATGGTTCGCGCCGCTCACCGGCGGTGGCGACCTGCTGGTCTATCGCAAGGACCTGCTGGAGAAGGCCGGCGTCAAGCCGCCGACCACGCTCGATGAATTCGTCGCCGCTGCGAAGAAGCTCAACGACCCGGCCAACGGTGTCTACGGCGTGGCGTTGCGCGGCCAGCGTGGCTCGGGCGCCAACGTGTGGCGCTGGATGCCGTTCTTCCGCGGCTATGGCGGCCAGTGGTTCGAGGGCGACAAGCCGGTCTTCAACTCGCCCGCCGCGTTGAAGGCCACCCAGACCTACCTCGAGCTGTTCAAGTATTCGGCGCCGGGCACCAAGACCGGCAGCTGGGACGAATCCACCGGTGCCTTCCTCGCGGGCAAGGTCGCGATGCTGGTCGAGTCGACACCGCTTGCCGGCAACGCGCTCGATCCAAAGACCTCGACCGTGATCGGCAAGGTCGCCTACCTGCCGCCGCCCGCGCCGCTGACCGGCGGCGGCTACGGCCATGGCCTCGCGATCGGCGCCAAGGCCAACAAGACCGAAGAGGCGAAGCAGTGCGCGGGCCTCTTCGTCGCCTGGGCCACCTCGAAGAAGCAGGAGCAGCGCCGTTTGGCCGAAGGCCAGTTCAGCGAGCTCAACCGCACCAGCGTGCTGGGCAGCCCCGAGTTCGCCAAGCGCTACGGCGCCGACCTGGGCAAGGCGCTGGCCGACACCGGCAAGGTCACGGCCGTGAACTTCTGGCAAGACGCGTTGTGGCCCGATCTGGGCGACCGCTGGGGGATCATTCTGGAAGAGCTGATCACCGGTTCGCGCACCGATGTCCAGGGCGGGCTCGATGAACTCGACGCGTACGCCAAGCAACTGATCGCACGGCGCAAGAAGTGA